A part of Candidatus Nanoarchaeia archaeon genomic DNA contains:
- the rplV gene encoding 50S ribosomal protein L22, whose translation MRKYAFQQWDKETMARAQIRDAPISAKQGIEVSRSIRHKTVPRSRDLLARVIAGKTPVRITRFNKGIGHKPGIGPGRFPKKAAGFFLELLGMAEANAQFKGLDASKLAVRHICVNKASRPFRFGRQRRRRAKRSHIEIVIGQDAGAELQQEQAVKAEQKK comes from the coding sequence ATGAGAAAGTACGCTTTTCAGCAGTGGGATAAGGAAACGATGGCCAGGGCCCAGATACGTGATGCTCCAATCTCCGCAAAGCAGGGGATAGAGGTTTCAAGGAGTATCCGGCATAAGACTGTGCCAAGGTCCAGAGATCTCCTGGCCAGGGTCATAGCTGGAAAAACTCCTGTCAGGATTACACGGTTCAACAAAGGGATAGGCCATAAGCCTGGCATCGGGCCAGGAAGGTTTCCAAAGAAGGCCGCAGGATTCTTCCTGGAGCTGCTGGGCATGGCTGAGGCAAACGCGCAATTCAAAGGGCTCGACGCAAGCAAGCTTGCAGTGAGGCATATCTGCGTGAATAAGGCCTCACGCCCGTTCAGGTTCGGCAGGCAGCGGAGAAGGCGGGCAAAGCGAAGCCATATCGAGATTGTTATTGGCCAGGATGCTGGCGCAGAGCTCCAGCAGGAGCAGGCCGTCAAGGCGGAACAGAAAAAATGA
- a CDS encoding 30S ribosomal protein S19, whose protein sequence is MVKKQFAYRGHSLEEMKAMDFSSFAELLPSVQRRKVKRGFTEQEKILLKNIQMKKKNIETHCRDMVILPNMVGLQIRVYNGRAFENVRIENEFLGHRLGEFSLTRKRVQHNAPGVGATRSSANLSVK, encoded by the coding sequence ATGGTAAAAAAACAGTTTGCATACAGGGGCCATTCGCTGGAAGAGATGAAGGCGATGGATTTCAGCTCCTTTGCAGAACTCCTTCCCTCAGTCCAGCGCAGAAAGGTCAAGCGTGGCTTTACCGAACAGGAGAAGATCCTCCTGAAGAATATACAGATGAAGAAGAAAAACATTGAAACCCACTGCAGGGATATGGTCATCCTGCCGAACATGGTGGGGCTGCAGATACGGGTGTATAACGGCAGGGCATTCGAGAATGTTCGCATTGAGAATGAGTTCCTGGGCCATAGGCTCGGCGAGTTTAGCCTGACACGGAAAAGGGTCCAGCACAATGCTCCAGGAGTAGGCGCAACCCGTTCAAGCGCAAACTTGAGTGTGAAGTAG
- a CDS encoding zinc metalloprotease HtpX codes for MLGGQFKTVILLALLTALLLWVGSLWSTTGLVVAAIFVLLMNLGSYWFSDKVVLMMYRAREAKEPEYSKLHSIVSEVAQRANLPKPKVYVIDSPVANAFATGRNPKHAAIAVTKGIMDLLTADELKGVLSHEAAHIKNRDILISTVAGTIAGVISYVAAVARWSAIFGFGGKDRDNNLLELLVLAIITPLIATLIQLAISRSREYIADATGSGFLHSGLGLASALEKLQSHSKRFFFPLTGSTQATAHLFITNPLKGSGLMHLLSTHPPTHERIRRLRSQTF; via the coding sequence ATGCTCGGAGGCCAATTTAAGACAGTCATCCTGCTTGCGCTCCTTACGGCACTGCTCCTCTGGGTGGGGTCGCTTTGGAGCACGACCGGGCTTGTTGTTGCAGCAATCTTTGTCCTTCTTATGAACCTCGGATCCTATTGGTTTTCTGATAAGGTTGTCCTGATGATGTACAGGGCTCGCGAGGCAAAAGAGCCAGAGTACTCCAAGCTCCATAGCATTGTTTCTGAAGTAGCCCAAAGGGCGAATCTGCCAAAACCAAAGGTCTATGTCATTGACTCTCCTGTCGCAAATGCGTTTGCTACTGGCAGAAATCCGAAGCACGCAGCAATTGCCGTTACCAAAGGGATCATGGATCTGCTGACAGCAGATGAGCTGAAAGGGGTGCTGAGCCACGAGGCAGCCCATATCAAAAATAGGGATATCCTGATATCAACTGTTGCAGGAACCATTGCGGGGGTCATCTCCTATGTCGCAGCAGTTGCCAGGTGGTCTGCAATCTTCGGCTTCGGTGGGAAGGATCGGGACAACAACCTCCTTGAACTCCTTGTCCTTGCGATCATCACCCCGCTTATAGCCACGCTTATCCAGCTTGCCATCTCAAGATCCCGCGAGTACATCGCGGATGCCACTGGCAGCGGATTCTTGCATTCAGGCCTTGGACTTGCGTCAGCACTTGAAAAGCTGCAGTCCCATTCCAAGAGATTCTTCTTTCCCTTAACCGGAAGCACACAAGCAACTGCGCATCTCTTCATCACAAACCCCCTCAAAGGTTCTGGGCTCATGCATCTGCTCTCTACCCATCCGCCTACTCATGAGAGGATCAGGCGGCTTCGCAGCCAAACATTTTAA
- the rpl4p gene encoding 50S ribosomal protein L4, translating into MKIGIKDAQGKKVGETNLPQQFNEEMRPDLVRRAFLVIRGHDRQPYGADPEAGMRTSAKISRRRRKYKGSYGLGISRVPRKIMSRRGTRFNWVGAFAPGMVGGRRAHPPKAEKKWTHKLNKKERKKAIRSALASAMNSAAVASRGHEVPAEYPFAFEAKAEQLGKTKEVISMLEAAGLAAEMSRTRSAKIRAGKGKTRGRKYRIKKGPLIVVSGDCPLLRAVANIRGVEATLASSLNCRLLAPGGDPGRLTIFTEAAIEKMQKEKLYMEK; encoded by the coding sequence ATGAAAATAGGAATAAAAGACGCTCAGGGAAAGAAGGTTGGAGAAACAAATCTCCCGCAGCAGTTTAACGAGGAAATGCGTCCTGATTTGGTGAGGAGGGCGTTTCTTGTGATCAGGGGTCATGACAGGCAACCCTATGGCGCTGATCCTGAGGCAGGAATGCGGACATCTGCCAAGATATCAAGAAGGAGAAGAAAATACAAAGGATCGTATGGCCTTGGGATATCAAGAGTGCCGAGGAAGATCATGAGCCGGCGCGGTACGCGGTTCAATTGGGTAGGCGCATTCGCTCCAGGCATGGTGGGCGGGAGGCGCGCGCATCCTCCTAAAGCTGAGAAGAAATGGACCCATAAGCTGAACAAGAAAGAGCGGAAAAAGGCGATTAGAAGCGCGCTTGCCTCTGCCATGAATTCGGCCGCAGTCGCTTCCCGGGGGCATGAGGTTCCTGCGGAGTATCCATTTGCGTTTGAAGCAAAAGCAGAGCAGCTCGGAAAAACAAAAGAGGTTATAAGTATGCTGGAGGCTGCAGGTCTCGCAGCAGAGATGTCACGGACCAGATCCGCAAAAATCCGGGCAGGAAAAGGAAAGACGAGAGGGAGGAAGTACAGGATAAAGAAAGGCCCCCTCATCGTGGTTTCAGGAGATTGCCCCCTGCTCAGGGCAGTTGCGAACATCAGAGGGGTGGAAGCCACATTGGCCTCAAGCCTCAATTGCAGGCTCCTCGCCCCTGGCGGAGATCCCGGCAGGCTTACCATTTTCACAGAAGCCGCTATTGAAAAGATGCAGAAAGAAAAACTCTACATGGAAAAATGA
- the rpl3p gene encoding 50S ribosomal protein L3: MPRVHKPRSGSMQFWPRKRARREYAKIRSWRAVKEAKPLGFAGYKVGMTHVMALESKEKAAIPVTIIECPPIKVLGVRIYKEISGNRRVIAQLNAKVPEKDALGRKISLSKKEPSEKEIRDFDYVRLLVYTQPRQTGIGKKKPEIFEIAVGGSKEDQLKFAKEHLGKEMKVEDVLHEGMFVDIHGVTKGKGVQGPVKRFGVSKRSHKSEKTIRGPGSLGAWKAQQHMMYRVAHAGQMGYHTRTEANKWVLKLSSKPEEINRKGGFEHYGIMKNSYLLVKGSVLGPAKRLIRLSRSLRKTEAKAPSILSVQ, translated from the coding sequence ATGCCGAGAGTACACAAACCGCGATCAGGGTCAATGCAATTCTGGCCAAGAAAGAGGGCCAGGAGGGAATATGCAAAGATTAGGAGTTGGAGGGCTGTTAAGGAGGCAAAGCCTCTGGGGTTTGCGGGCTATAAAGTTGGTATGACGCATGTGATGGCGCTGGAATCAAAAGAGAAAGCAGCTATCCCAGTTACAATAATCGAATGCCCTCCGATCAAAGTTCTAGGAGTAAGGATCTACAAGGAGATCTCTGGAAACCGGAGGGTAATAGCCCAGCTCAATGCAAAGGTGCCTGAAAAAGACGCCCTTGGAAGGAAGATAAGTCTCAGCAAAAAGGAGCCTTCAGAAAAGGAAATAAGGGATTTTGATTATGTCCGCTTGTTGGTGTATACGCAGCCCAGGCAAACAGGAATCGGGAAGAAGAAGCCCGAAATCTTCGAGATTGCAGTTGGCGGGTCAAAAGAAGATCAGCTCAAGTTTGCAAAAGAGCATCTTGGGAAGGAGATGAAGGTCGAGGATGTGCTTCATGAAGGGATGTTTGTGGATATTCATGGAGTGACCAAAGGCAAAGGGGTGCAGGGGCCTGTTAAGAGATTCGGGGTCAGCAAGAGAAGCCATAAATCAGAGAAGACTATCCGCGGTCCGGGGAGCTTAGGGGCCTGGAAGGCCCAGCAGCACATGATGTACAGGGTTGCACATGCCGGCCAGATGGGATACCACACAAGAACCGAAGCGAATAAGTGGGTCCTAAAGCTATCCTCAAAACCTGAGGAGATAAACAGGAAGGGTGGATTTGAGCATTACGGCATAATGAAGAACAGCTATCTGCTGGTAAAGGGGTCTGTGCTCGGGCCTGCAAAGAGGCTGATTCGGCTTTCGCGAAGCCTGAGAAAAACCGAAGCAAAGGCTCCGTCGATACTGTCGGTGCAGTGA
- a CDS encoding 50S ribosomal protein L2 has translation MGKNLIQQARGRGSPRYRSPGHRFYGAAKFPSQLPLGQKGLIVEIIKDPGHSAPLAKVSIQGKESLLIASESLREGESVSIGPNAEVKEGNIMELKDMPEGTLIHNIEVQPGDGGKFVRSSGTFGRILAKKDGKVVVMLPSKKTHDFLGKCRAAVGVVAGGGRLEKPFYKAGNKYHRMHARGKLYPKVSGVSMNAVDHPFGGSSSHHKGRPTQSDRNAPPGRKVGKIAPRRTGRRRG, from the coding sequence ATGGGAAAGAATCTTATTCAACAGGCACGTGGAAGGGGATCCCCCAGATACAGGTCTCCCGGGCATCGGTTCTATGGAGCCGCAAAGTTCCCAAGCCAGCTGCCTCTCGGGCAAAAAGGCCTGATTGTTGAGATCATAAAGGATCCCGGGCATTCAGCTCCTCTTGCTAAGGTAAGCATTCAGGGAAAAGAGTCGCTGCTCATCGCTTCAGAGTCACTTCGGGAAGGGGAGAGCGTAAGTATAGGCCCCAATGCAGAGGTCAAAGAAGGGAATATCATGGAGCTGAAGGACATGCCCGAAGGAACCCTCATCCATAACATAGAGGTGCAGCCCGGAGACGGAGGGAAATTTGTGCGCAGCTCAGGAACCTTTGGCAGAATCCTTGCAAAGAAGGATGGAAAGGTTGTTGTCATGCTTCCATCAAAGAAGACCCATGATTTTTTGGGGAAGTGCAGGGCAGCGGTAGGAGTGGTGGCCGGAGGAGGCAGGCTCGAGAAGCCGTTTTACAAAGCAGGAAATAAATATCATAGGATGCACGCCCGCGGCAAATTGTATCCAAAAGTGAGCGGAGTTTCCATGAATGCTGTTGATCATCCTTTTGGAGGGTCAAGCTCCCACCATAAGGGAAGGCCGACGCAGTCGGATCGTAATGCGCCCCCAGGAAGGAAGGTCGGGAAGATCGCGCCGAGGAGGACAGGCCGCAGGAGAGGGTAA
- a CDS encoding 50S ribosomal protein L23 → MSQKEATRKILKFPLSTEKSIRLMESENTLIFVVDKKADKKGIRDATEEMFKVKVASVRTMISPEGEKRAFIRFSKETPAIDIATKLGMM, encoded by the coding sequence ATGAGCCAAAAAGAAGCAACGCGGAAGATCCTCAAGTTCCCCTTATCGACAGAGAAGTCAATACGGCTGATGGAATCAGAGAACACCCTCATATTTGTAGTTGATAAGAAAGCTGACAAAAAAGGCATCAGGGATGCTACTGAGGAGATGTTTAAAGTTAAGGTTGCAAGCGTACGGACGATGATAAGCCCGGAAGGTGAAAAGCGCGCATTTATCAGGTTCAGCAAAGAGACGCCTGCTATTGATATTGCAACAAAACTGGGGATGATGTAG
- a CDS encoding Lrp/AsnC ligand binding domain-containing protein, with product MEKQVMYLLIQARFGRVDRVATKLLKYKSIQDVHELLGQWDIICKVNGKDMNEITSFLEGEILPNADIAGVETLIVSDTIS from the coding sequence TTGGAGAAACAAGTCATGTACTTACTTATTCAGGCGCGGTTTGGCAGGGTCGACCGCGTTGCCACAAAGCTTCTCAAGTACAAGTCCATCCAGGACGTCCATGAGCTGCTTGGGCAGTGGGACATCATCTGCAAGGTCAATGGGAAGGATATGAATGAGATCACTTCTTTTCTTGAAGGCGAGATTCTCCCAAATGCAGACATCGCAGGAGTGGAAACGCTGATTGTAAGCGATACCATCTCATAG
- a CDS encoding 30S ribosomal protein S3 produces MIERQFVSENIKEFQIQEYVIGTLKRAGLSQVKMQKTPLGEKIVVYASRPGIIVGRKGQSIKKLTRTLKTRFNLENPQIEISEVKDVWTDPQIIADTIANSIERYGISKFKAVGHKAMSSAMQANALGIEIIMSGKIPSARAKRWRFYQGYLKKSGDVAKTQVAKAYAAVQLKTGTVGIQVRVMRGDAQLPDNIKLRAKAEKAGEAPVEKVAEKSGDGKDQRDQAKQ; encoded by the coding sequence ATGATCGAGCGCCAGTTTGTTTCAGAAAATATCAAGGAATTCCAGATTCAGGAGTATGTGATAGGGACGTTGAAGAGGGCGGGGCTGAGCCAGGTGAAGATGCAGAAGACCCCGCTCGGTGAAAAGATTGTTGTCTATGCCTCCCGCCCCGGCATCATCGTCGGGAGAAAGGGGCAAAGCATCAAAAAATTGACCCGAACGCTAAAGACGAGATTCAATCTTGAGAACCCGCAGATTGAGATAAGCGAAGTGAAAGATGTATGGACTGATCCTCAAATCATCGCAGACACAATCGCGAATTCGATCGAGAGGTATGGGATATCGAAGTTCAAAGCTGTTGGCCACAAGGCTATGAGCAGCGCGATGCAGGCGAACGCCCTCGGTATCGAGATTATCATGTCAGGAAAGATACCAAGCGCGCGTGCGAAGAGATGGAGATTTTACCAGGGATACCTAAAAAAGAGCGGTGATGTGGCGAAGACCCAGGTCGCAAAAGCCTACGCAGCAGTGCAGCTGAAGACCGGGACTGTAGGGATCCAAGTACGGGTGATGAGGGGAGACGCGCAACTCCCGGACAACATCAAGCTCCGTGCGAAGGCTGAGAAGGCAGGAGAAGCGCCAGTGGAGAAGGTTGCAGAGAAATCAGGCGATGGTAAAGATCAAAGAGATCAGGCAAAGCAGTAA
- a CDS encoding DEAD/DEAH box helicase: MIRDFTPRLYQESILDSASRRNTLIVLPTGLGKTNIFLMLAAHRLTLYPDSKVLFLGPTRPLIEQYYEVFRKHLQIDQEKLAIFTGFVAPQKRAELWKSSQVVFSTPQGIENDIISGRIRLEEVCLLGFDEAHRAVGDYAYVFLARQFMKAARFPLITGLTASPGSDLEKINEVLVNLFIENIEVRTDEDADVRPYIQEIEIRWVKVELPKPFIEIQQHFKEFLKERAQKLKHWGILQREDTTNLSRKDLLMLQAQLRGRAASGEKDFLLWNAISVLAEIMKVSYALELLETQGIEALNKYISKVNSEASHTSVKAVKSVVQDINFKVAGLKVQQLAEQKVEHPKLIELQNIVSSEIKANPQAKIIVFNQYRDNAQNIASILSQNGMRAQLFVGQAKKGGTGISQKEQKALLERFGKGEFNVMCMTSVGEEGIDIPKVDLVIFFEPLPSVIRHIQRRGRTGRQEKGKVLVLMTKGTLDEGYRWAANRKEKRMVQILKQLQTRRLSAQPPLEKFIPEEDKVRILADSREKGNPVIKELVDNGARIHVQSLISADFITGRVGVEFKTRRDFVDSIIDGRLLSQLKELKRNFEAPLVVIEGEEDLFSIRNIHPNAVVGMLATIAVSYKVPLLFTKNYKETAKLIHIIAKREQEEDSSFSPHPEKKTSTLKEQQEYIVSSFPNIGLALARPLLRAFRSIKNLINASEEELKKVEKIGEKKARRIKEVVEAEYADDAPPKDLRSSGQAGNSDEKK, translated from the coding sequence GTGATCCGGGACTTTACTCCCAGGCTGTACCAGGAGAGCATCCTTGATTCTGCATCTCGCAGGAATACGCTGATAGTCCTGCCGACGGGCTTGGGAAAGACCAATATTTTCCTGATGCTTGCCGCGCACCGCCTCACGCTCTATCCCGATTCTAAAGTGCTGTTCCTTGGCCCTACCCGGCCGCTCATCGAGCAGTATTACGAAGTCTTCAGGAAGCATCTTCAGATAGACCAAGAGAAGCTTGCGATATTTACAGGTTTTGTAGCTCCGCAGAAAAGGGCCGAGCTGTGGAAATCTTCCCAAGTGGTCTTCTCAACGCCTCAGGGCATAGAGAATGATATCATCTCAGGAAGGATTAGGCTTGAGGAAGTCTGCCTGCTCGGATTTGATGAGGCGCATCGGGCAGTTGGAGATTATGCATACGTGTTTCTTGCCAGGCAATTCATGAAAGCTGCCAGATTTCCGCTGATAACTGGCCTTACTGCTTCCCCGGGATCCGACCTTGAAAAGATTAACGAAGTCCTGGTCAATCTCTTCATCGAGAATATTGAAGTGAGGACTGATGAAGACGCAGATGTCCGGCCCTATATCCAGGAGATTGAAATCAGATGGGTAAAGGTGGAGCTGCCAAAGCCCTTCATTGAGATTCAGCAGCACTTCAAGGAATTTCTGAAGGAGCGCGCCCAGAAACTCAAGCATTGGGGGATCTTGCAGAGAGAAGACACCACAAACCTGTCCAGAAAGGATCTGCTCATGCTTCAGGCCCAGCTCAGGGGAAGAGCAGCTTCAGGAGAGAAGGATTTCCTGCTTTGGAATGCAATCTCGGTGCTTGCAGAGATCATGAAGGTAAGCTATGCATTAGAGCTCCTCGAAACGCAGGGGATAGAAGCGCTGAACAAATACATCTCAAAGGTAAACTCTGAAGCGAGCCATACGTCGGTTAAAGCGGTAAAAAGCGTTGTGCAGGATATCAACTTCAAGGTTGCGGGCCTGAAGGTTCAGCAGCTGGCAGAGCAGAAGGTCGAGCATCCGAAGCTTATTGAGCTGCAGAACATCGTCAGCTCAGAAATCAAAGCAAATCCACAGGCAAAGATCATCGTGTTTAATCAATACCGCGACAACGCGCAGAACATTGCCTCTATCCTGAGCCAGAATGGGATGCGGGCACAGCTCTTCGTCGGTCAGGCCAAGAAAGGAGGGACTGGCATCTCGCAGAAGGAGCAGAAAGCGCTGCTGGAAAGATTTGGCAAAGGAGAGTTCAATGTGATGTGCATGACCTCTGTTGGAGAAGAGGGGATTGACATCCCAAAGGTTGACCTCGTGATTTTTTTCGAGCCGCTTCCCTCTGTAATCCGGCACATCCAACGGAGAGGGAGAACTGGCAGGCAGGAGAAAGGGAAGGTCCTTGTCCTGATGACGAAAGGCACATTGGATGAAGGCTACCGCTGGGCCGCAAACAGGAAAGAAAAAAGGATGGTGCAGATCTTAAAGCAGCTCCAGACAAGGCGGCTTTCGGCGCAGCCGCCGCTTGAGAAGTTTATACCTGAGGAAGATAAGGTCAGGATTCTTGCTGATAGCAGAGAGAAGGGAAATCCTGTAATCAAAGAGCTTGTCGATAATGGAGCGAGGATTCATGTGCAGAGCCTCATTTCAGCCGATTTCATTACAGGCAGGGTTGGCGTCGAATTCAAGACAAGGAGGGATTTCGTCGACTCAATAATTGACGGAAGGCTCCTCAGCCAGCTTAAGGAACTCAAAAGGAATTTTGAGGCCCCCCTGGTGGTTATTGAGGGCGAAGAGGACCTTTTCTCCATAAGGAATATCCACCCGAATGCTGTGGTTGGCATGCTTGCCACGATCGCAGTCTCGTATAAGGTGCCTCTGCTCTTCACGAAAAATTATAAGGAGACTGCAAAGCTCATCCACATCATTGCTAAGAGGGAGCAGGAGGAGGATTCCTCATTCTCCCCGCATCCTGAGAAAAAGACCTCAACGCTCAAAGAGCAGCAGGAGTATATTGTAAGCAGCTTTCCAAATATCGGCCTTGCGCTTGCAAGGCCTCTTCTCAGGGCATTCAGGAGTATAAAAAATCTGATCAATGCATCAGAAGAGGAACTGAAGAAAGTTGAGAAGATTGGCGAAAAGAAAGCACGAAGGATAAAAGAGGTTGTTGAAGCAGAGTACGCTGATGACGCTCCTCCAAAAGATCTGCGCTCATCGGGACAGGCAGGCAACAGTGATGAAAAAAAGTAG